CAAGCACATTGTGCTTTGGTGCTTTGCCACATCAATCAGAACCGAAACTCTCTTTAGTTAGCACCTGTTTTAGTTTGGCTTTTatcaaagagagaaaagaaaatctgtCACATTTCTATGGTAGATTTGAAGTTCTGATTAAAGAAAAGACGTCATTTCAATTGAAAAGTAATTTCAAATCtgtaacggcagactcgttaggttaccgtcacataatgagggacaagacacaagacagtttaaattcaataatacgAATTCATTATTACCAATATTAACAATCAAAaaataggggtatgaaaaaggtaatgttcaatgtcgtgcatgaatgggtgaatgaatgtatcaatttgttaggtaaatgaataagaaagtgagagctaaagaaatagaaagggggacagatttagaaagaagtcaaagagcccgtgtgagagagaatatcaatatagtgcctacaagtaccgaacagaagtgcctaatgagagagagagcgaaaaacccttttatagccccaccctaaatacaggtgcagacaataaagcatttaggctcaggttcgtccttcccgtgcactggcagggcgAAGCCTGAAGTGGGGCACAGGTGGGCGTCACACCTCCCTCACTAAGAGGTTTGCTGTAGGTaaacctcaaacaaacaaacaaaaacaaaaagaaagacctCCTGTGCCACATCAACCTAAATCCTGGGGCCCCCTAGGACTAGGGAAATGCGACACAGACAGTACACCTAAAGTATCTACACTACAGTGTATGATAACtaaccacagtgaagatagacaAAACTATTCTTAGACTCTGGACAACGCATCTGCCACAATGTTGTCCTTGCCTCTGATATGTTGAATCTTCAACGGGTATTGCTGAAGAATTAAGCTCTAAGAATTAAGAATTAAGAATTAAGAATTAACGCATAGTGCGTTGATTCTGATTTCGCATACGATCAATAAAGACCAATGGGTTGTGGTCAGTGAAAAGGTCTATTGGACTCGGAGAAGAGCCCAAGTAGACCtcaaaatgctgtactgcaaggATTAAAGCTAGcgcttctctctccactgtggagTAGACTTGCTGATGGCGATTAAACTTCCTTGAAAAGTATGCTACTGGGTGCTCTACTCCATCTAATCCTACCTGTAACAGAACTGCTCCAGCACCACTTTCACTGGCATCAACAGCAACACTGAAAGGACGGTCAAAGTCGGGAGCAGATAGCACAGGGGAGGAAGCAAGCAACAACTTAACATTGTCAAATGCTTCTTGACATCTAGGAGACCATTGAAATTGAACCTTAGGACTGAGGAGGTTTGTTAAAGGTGTAACAACAGAAGAAAAGTTCTTACAAAAGGCCCTATAGTAACCGGCCATACCAAGAAACCTCCGGAGTTCCCGGCGGTTCTCAGGTGTGGTGAAGTTACATATGGCTTCAATCTTTGCTCCTACAGGCCGAACTTGTCCTCCACCAACTATCTTACCAAGATAAGTAACACTAGCCTTACCAAACTGACACTTGGCAAGGTTTATAGTTAGGTTAGCGTTAGCCAGACGAGTAGAGTTTGTTGATCTGCTGCAAATGATGAGTCCAGTTGGTACTATAAAGAACCACATCATCAAGGTATGCATCACAACCCTTCATACCGGCCAAGACCAGGTTGACGAGCCTCTGAAAAGTCGCAGGAGCATTTCTGACCCCAAATGGCATAACACGGTACTGCAGGAAATTATCAGATGTTACAAAAGCAGATAATTCTTTAGCCCTGCCAGTAGCCTTTTAGAAGGTCAAATTTACTCACAAATTTGGCTGAGCCAACACGGTCTATGCAGTCATCACATCGGGGTAATGGAAAACAGTCTGGCTTTGTAACTGAATTCAGTCGACGATAGTCAGTGCAAAAACGAAAGGTTCCATCTGGTTTGTTCACTAACAAACAGGGGGAGCTCCATGCACTAAAACTAGGTTCAGCAAGATCATGGGCTAACAGATAGTCTCCTTCTTTCTGCAACAATTCCTTCTTCCTAGGATTGACACGATAGGCGTGTTGTTTAATTGGTAAAGCTCCACCAACGTCAATATCATGTTCAATCACAGATGTACGTGTAGGAACATCAGGAAACAGAGCAGGAAAAAACTCAATCAAACCAATGATATCTGTTTTCTCCATATCATTCAAATGGGAAAGATGTAAAGGTAACTCTGCTAGGAACTCAGAATTTCGCAGACGACCTTCCACGATCGCCTGTGATGGACCCCTCACGCCCTCACTGGACTCCTCACTGACAAAATCAAGACTTTCAGAACCGTTACCCACCGAAGAGCCCACATAGTCTGGATCACTAAAGCCCCCTAGAGGCGTGGTGGCAATTAATCCAACAGGTGCAGCTGGTAAAGGAGAAAAATAAGGTTTCAAAAGATTAATATGACAGACCTGCACCTTTTTCCGCCGATCTGGCGTACTAATGACATAATTGTGATCATTGAAACATTTCACAATTTCGTACGGGCCACCGAATTTAGCCTGAAAGGGACTATTCAGAATAGGCAACAAAGCTAAAACTTTATCCCCAAGTTTAAAACTACGTTGCTTCGCCCTGCGGTTGTAAAGACGTTGCATCTTAGACTGAGCTTTACCCAGCTTACATCTAGCAGCAGCTCTAGCTTCGTAAAAACGGTAGCGAAATCCCCTAACATAATCCAACACATTAACAGGTGTCTCAGCAGTACACCACTCATCAGCTAAGACAGCAGTTGGCCCTCTCACAGCATGTCCAAATACCAGTTCATTAGGGCTAAAGCCCGTGCTCTCCTGAACAACCTCCCTAATTGctaagagaagccaagggagacCCTCCTCCCAATCAGACCCAAGTTCTACACAGTAGGACCGTAACAGAGACTTGAGCGTCTGATGGAAACGTTCGAGGGCACCCTGACTTTGGGGATGGTAAGCACTTGAGATGTTATGTTTGGCTTTAAGCTGACGTAATGCCCTAGCAAACTGTTTTGACATGAAATTAGACCCTCGGTcactttgaagaacttttggaATACCAAAAGTTGACATGAAATTGGTAAGCGCCTTCAACACCGACTTAGTCGTAATTGACCTAAGTGGATATGCTATAGGATAGCGCGTAGATTGACACATCACCGTTAGTAGATACAAATGTCCAGCCTTAGAGCGAGGCAATGGACCCACACAATCCACTAAGAGGTATTCAAAAGGATTGGACACTGCAGGAATGGGCTGCAATGGCGCGACAGGAATCTGTTGGTTAGGTTTGCCGGTTAACTGgcacacatgacatgttttcaaATAGGAGGAAACATCTCTCCTTAACCTAGGCCAACAAAACCGACGCACAATCCTGTCATAGGTCTTCCGCACCCCAGTGTGTCCCGCTACTTCGTTGTGAGCTAGGTCTAGCACCGCTTTCCTGAACTTACAAGGAACTACTACTTGTACAAAAGAATTGGTAAAATTCTCTTTCTGGAACACATACCTTCTACACAACAAGCCATCTTGTACAAAGTAGGAGGACTCATCCTCAGGTTTCTCTTGAGatgctaaaacaaataaaggttTAAGAGAAGAGTCAACCAATTGCTCTTTAATCAATTCTTCACGTGAAACCTTAAACAAGTCAGGCAAAGAACAGCGCTCAAGCTCATTTGAACTCAAAATTGTAACTTCTGAATCACCATTAATCACTCCCAAAGGAGGCGCTACTTTCACAGACTTACTCTCACCATCTGCGTCATCACCACCTCCAGTGGAGTCATCCAAGTTAGTATTGGTAGTCTCTAGCTCCCCTACAGGTGATTGTGAGGAACCACTTGATGAAACATCCAGTTTAGTAAGGAAAGTGTCGTTTAGAGACACCAAATCAGAATCAAGGCCACGTTTTACCATAGCACGAGTGACTGCACAGCTAGGAAACACATCAGGATGCCGCCGTGCGCACTGATCAGGCTTTGGTGGTACCTCAGGCACCGAATCAGAGACAACAGGTGGCGAGACAGCCTCGGTGTTACCCCAAACCTTCCCCCCAGCTAAATCATTGCCCAAGATAAATGAAATACCTGGTACAGGGAGACCTTGACGAACTCCTACCACCACATCACCTTTGACCAGTTTTGAAGAGAGACAAACTCGATGCAACGGCACCTGGACAGGAGTCATTTCAAAACCCCTGACTAGAACATGTGTTCCGGTGTAAGTGCTGtcagacaaaggcaaaacaCCAGACAGCATAAAAGACTGAGCTGCCCCAGTATCTCTTAGTATGCATACTGGCACACTACAATGCCCATCAGGCAAAGACACAGAGCCTTTGGTGACAAAGGGAGTGTAATCTGAATCAACTTCACATTTATCTTGCTTAGAAGCAACCACAGGTCCAACACTCAAAGTATCATTTAAACAAGACAGGGTGCTTCCACAGGAAGCCACTAGGCCAAAACTCTTGGACttccctttatctttctctttcctcttacgAAGTTCTACACAGTCATACTTCATATGGCCTACCTTCTTGCAATAGTTGCAAATGATTTCTGTGTTGTTATAAGGAGGACTGCTAGCATTAGCAGGGGGAGATGAGCGCGGAGCATAATTTCCACCTCCATACCTTTGCTGACTGTTAAGAAGTGGTCGTGTTCTGCTCTGATCTGATGGCTTACCCAGCTGCTACCAGGTACACGCTTATGCGTAAGCACAAACTTATCAGCAAGAACAGCAGCCTCGTGCAACTTTTGCACCTCCTGTTCACACAGATGGACAGCCACAGCCTCAGGGAGACAGTTCATGAAATCCTCTATGAGGACAAGTTGTCGTAGGTCTTCCCTGGAATCTGCTTTCTGTGAACTGCACCACCTATCAAACAGACGTTCTTTCTCACGTGCCAATTCTACATAAGTTTGCTGTTCTAACTTCCTGGTCTTCCTAAACTTTTGGCGATAAGCCTCAGGGACAAGCTCATAAGCTTGAAGGATGGCCGTTTTCAAATCCTCATAGTTCATAGCTTGTTCCAAACCTAGAGCAGAAAACACTTCCTGCGCCTTCcctgtaaaaacacactgaagcaACAGAGGCCACACATTCTCGGGCCATTTAAGAGTGGTCGCCACTCTCTCAAAgtgagaaaaatatttctccacgTCTTTCTCTATGAAGGGTGGTACAAGGCGAATATTCTTACTGACATCAAAACCAGGTTGTTgatgggcaggagaggggggctgAGATGGCAGTTGTTTAAGTTCAAGATCAAgcttctttaatgtcaaagcatGTTCTCGCTCATGCTCacgctcctccatctccatacgCTTTAGCTGGAGCTCATGCTCGAGTTTGCGAACCTCTAAAGCCCTTTCTGAttcaatctctttttctctaagaAACCTAGCCTCCCTCTCAGCCTTCAGTTTCTCAAATTGTAACTGATCTGAATCAGATTCCAAAACTCCTTTAAGTATAAGCTGGCTTTTTATAGACTTAAACAATGTTTCTTTCAAGCTTTTCTCTAAAGTAGTTAAGGCCAGTTCATAATGTTCAGCCACTGCACAGAGTTGCACCTTAGCTAAATTAGACAATCCTTCCTCAGACGGCTTAGCAATAAATTCTTCAGGGGTTGCCATTTTAACTCAGTCAAACTCACAAACCAGTACAGCCCTAAACCCAGTTCACTCAGAAGTATAGCTATGTGCTACCTATTCTGCCACAATAGGaatttaaagaaacacaagCTATGCTACCATGCACAGCAACGGGCTACCAAGCAGACACAAAAACCAAAATCAAAATTTGAGGCACAAAGAAAATTACAGACTAGGCCACtagttctctttcacacatgtaAGCTACACACAATGGCAAACAGACTGTGATACACAAGCAGTGCACCACACCAATGAACTGGTAACTAATAACCAGAACCAAGTAGACACAAATCTACAAACAGATAACAGTTTACCAATATTTAGCttagtgtgggatattttcatatgaataagggatagttttaccagatacctgttgaatgagtgtaaagattagctttgggttacatttcagatgaggtagagatttaaaataagagggtgtagcttggagtgacctaaggtaaaaatgggtgtggtattatataccatggaagtctttgatttgggtggggtcagaatggagaggtcaggtttaattggctggattggtcaaccaagcaaaacatagatgggaggtgctaattacaggtttaaagATGTTGGCACGAATGTAATGTGGCAGATCTatgctgtggcttaatgtactacagtaaatccattggaacaacacgtcctttgtcttgactttctgattgtgaaaatagtttaagattTAGAATTGGCCACCACATTAGCTAAACATCAAGAACGTTAAAGTTCAAACAAGCACTCACTAGCTCAGTTTACTGCTTCTCAAAAGGCAAAGTTACTGAGAACAAACAAGCCAACGGAGACACCTACAAACAAAGCACAGTAACTTCCAAACTAAGCATTTTTCAGCTACAAGTTAACCAACTTGCACTGCAAACGCAGACAGCAGTAAACTAATTTACAgactaacaaaagaaaagaactcACCACATCCGCAAGCACGAACCAAAATACTCCCATGCATCCAGGTGAAATCGTCCATTGATTGCCGGCGCTAATTCCCACTGAAAAGGTGTGTCTAATAAGGCAGTCCACTGGCTTCCTAAATATCTAACCAAATAAGCTAACTGTCCTAGCTAGCTCTTCTGAGACATGCTGGCCTTGAGGCGACTGGATAACGCTAAACTCGCTACAGACAAGCTGCACGAAGCGTGCCCCTGACAGAGTTATTTAGCAACAACTTCGGACCAGGATTGTCTCAAaataacaaactaaaacaataaagagaaaacaataACCAGTACTCCGAAGGAAAGGCAAGGCCCAGCTGGAGCACTCTTCCTTAGCCAGAGACTGCACGAAATTACGAATAGCCAATGCAAAACAGACGTTCTCACCTGAACTCACGAAAGTCTATGATCCGGATTTTTGAACAGGTTACGCGGACGAGCAACCCAAATTAtgtaacggcagactcgttaggttaccgtcacataatgagggacaagacagtttaaattcaataatacgaattcatttataccaatgtcaacaatcaacaaaacaggggtatgaaaaaggtaatgttcaatgtcgtgcatgaatgggtgaatgaatgtatcaatttgttaggtaaatgaataagaaagtgagagctaaagaaatagaaagggggacagatttagaaagaagtcaaagagcccgtgtgagagagaatatcaatatagtgcctacaagtaccgaacagaagtgcctaatgagagagagagcgaaaaacccttttatagccccaccctaaatacaggtgcagacaataaagcatttaggctcaggttcgtccttcccgtgcactggcagggcgaagcctgaaggggggcacaggtgggcgtCACAAATCATAATACTTTTATTAAATTTAATATTAATTTCAATAGATCTGCATTGAGCGAAACCTTGTACCACAAGCAATGCACAGCAATGACAatagaaaatgtaaaataattatTGAACGGCGGTTTtaatgtacatgtttatgtccaagttagcatgtgtgtgttgtgtatgattaaatgaactctgaacttcaggttgcccagctgCTCCCAGACTCACAGGGCTCTCCCTTTACTGAGCCGTGGTAAACACAGAACTGGAATCAACTGGActggagtgatgagtgatgacctAATCAGTGCagcatcagagtgtgtgagtctgtctctggttcctcACATATGGAACTATATGGACTATatagaaaaaataaacacatctaGATAGATctacttaaaaacaaacaaatgtagaTAGATCTACTTGAAAACCTTAAACAAATCTAGATAGATCTACTTGAAAACCTTAAACACATCTAGATAGATCTACTTAAAAACCTTAAACAAATCTAGATAGATCTACTTGAAAACCTTAAACAAATCTAGATAGATCTACTTGAAAATCTTAAACACATCTAGATAGATCTACTTAAAAACCTTAAACAAATCTAGATAGATCTACTTGAAAATCTTAAACACATCTAGATAGATCTACTTAAAAACCTTAAACAAATCTAGATAGATCTACTTGAAAATCTTAAACAAATCTAGATAGATCTACTTGAAAATCTTAAACACATCTAGATAGATCTACTTAAAAACCTTAAACAAATCTAGATAGATCTACTTGAAAATCTTAAACAAATCTAGATAGATCTACTTGGAAATCTTAAACAAATCTAGATAGATCTACTTGAAAACCTTAAACACATCTAGATAGATCTACTTGAAAATCTTAAACAAATCTAGATAGATCTACTTGAAAACCTTAAACAAATCTAGATAGATCTACTTGAAAATCTTAAACACATCTAGATAGATCTACTTGAAAATCTTAAACAAATCTAGATAAACATATTCCCAGCATGTAAAGAAAACACAGTTCATTTTTAGTGCCTAGActtgaaaatgaaattgaattcatGCTATTTTAtgaatatttcaatatttcatGTGTTGTACTGCATGTCAGAATGAACCATATGTACATCAATATACATTACGTTCATGACTTAAATGTACAGACATGTAGTTGACATGTTGAGAAAACGTTAAAAAGTAACTGATGGAGTAACGGTGATCAATAACAATCAACATAAACTGGGGCTACTACTGAAGAGGGAAGATGACAAAGTAATGCAGAATATGTCACAAATGATCAtcatacaatatcacacaaacaattgAGGCCTAATCAAGTTTAACCTCATAATCACCAGCAGCAAATACCACCTACTGCTAGTGTTGGGAGGGGAGTTTGTTACTTCTACTTAACAGCCACATGTTCCATATGAAACTACCACAGAGGatacatattttatattgtgAAAACACAGATTTAGATATAGACCAATGAATTGTTTTCATGTATTGGTTATTTTACTTAATGGAACACTTTAGATTTTGGAGAGTTAGTTTCAACATAGTCTGTGTTGTTCAATGGTCACAGAGGGCTTCAGGGGTGAAATACTCAGTGACATGGGGCTGTAGAAGAAGGGAAGGACtttctctgtgaatgtgtgtttgaaagtgtgtaagtgtgtattttgtagaggatcagagaatgacagctgtcCTTTATCCAAATCCAGatgcactctgagtgtgtggaggttcTGTTCCAATTCATGCACAGGTCCTATATCATCATCCCATCCAGATTCATCATACCTCACacgccacactctctcccatgtGAAGGtgtccctcttcctctggtTGGACTCTGTGGTCACACCCacatcccagcatgcactgtCTCCAACTTCAACATCCCAGTAGTGTGACCCTGAGttgaagccctcagagcccaagacacactcatggacatTAAATCTTTCTGGATTATCAGGGAGTGTCTGGCTAGGATATGTATTTTTTaagctggtcagatcctcagaaacGATGAGCGATGAGTTTGCAGTGTTTGGGTCCAACAGTACAGGAgctgaacagagagatgaggagagggtgagcaaATGGACTCAGGTGTATGACTTATTTTACTGTTGGCTGATTGGTTCTTACTGCATCATTTAGCTGTAACattgttttttgtctgtgtctgtgtctgtgtctgtgtctgtgtctgtgtctgtgtttgtgtttgtgtctgtgtctgtgtctgtgtctgtttctgtgtctgtgtctgtcgtaGGTGACATAGaactcactgaactgaactatgtccTTCATGTACGTAGAACTAGGAAAACAGACTGGAGTTAGCACTCGTTTTAGTGTGggttcaaacaaaaaaaaaggacgaAATCTCTCACCTTTCTATGGTAGCCTTGAAGTTCTGGAAAACAGCATACAGCAcagatttcagttcagttaatttcaatattctgtgtctgtcttgatAGCTTAATTCTTGTTCACGCAATGGACAGTAATGATACATTATATAACAAAAGATCAAAAGAAATAGATTAcaataattgaaaatatttATGAAATATAAACATCTCACCATTTTTCCAACTGAACTGAAACCACATGTCCATACCTGTAAGAAGATTATGTCTTCAGCAACCATCTGCTTCTTAATGGCTGTTATTGTATCTGAAAGAGTGGACATCTCCTTGCTCATCTCTTCATTCTTCTCTTTCATAATcaaactcttctgctcctcttcctccttcagtgctcttattctggcctcctcttcatctttcagaaactgatgaagcttctcaaactcctccttgatctgcttCTCTGACTGATGGGCCTGGACCTTGAATTACACACATCAAAGGGATGATAGTCATGAAAAATGTTACtcaaaacaaatataatttgtCGAATATTAATATTGTCAAAGTAATGATGTGTATTATTGTTGACACCATGAGCAGTTTATCCAAGGGCTGAACTATCATGTGGTGAAATCATTGTTCTAATTGTTTTAATGATACTAATATCAGTTTGTTTACTTGTAATATCTTAATCAAATTGCTCGGGTGAGATGCTTGATTTAATTGTAGTTGTAATGAAACTGAATAGCTGCACAATACAAGTTGTTCATGTATCATATCATATAGGTAGTATTACACAATGTCAGAAACAGTGTCATGAAATCAATGGTCTCTTTCTGAAACTGGTTGTTCTGGTAAATCTCACCTTAATGTGACTGGCTGTTTGGTCACATGTCTGTTTAACTTCTTCAAATTTGTCCAGTTTATCTTGCAAGTACTCCAGTACAGCCTCGAGATGTTCCTATAATTAACAAATACATTATACACTATGATTATCTATACTaattttctgttgttgtggatACTCATTCAGTAACAGCACAGATACAGAAGGCAAAGTATGCCCATTGCATAGTCATGAATAACATTTCCACCTATAAGCAAATAATAGAAACTTACTTTATAATCTAGTGCAGCTTCATCTATGGGAAGTAACTGGTGTCCTGAGTGTTTCCTGGAAGcctgacacaccacacatacgggctgtttatcctccagacagaacagcttgagtctctcaccgtgcagactgcagagcacttCAGACCCTCCTGAAGCCCTCTGAATCTTCTCCTTCAGGAAAGACTCACATACGTTCCTCAAAGACAAATTCAGTGACGGATTGCCCAATGAAGATTGTCTTCTACAAACTGGACACTCTTTAGATTTCTTCTCCATCCAGAACTTCTGAAGGCAGTCTTTGCAGAAGCTGTGACTGCACAAAAGAATGACGGGATCCTTGAAAATGTCAAagcaaacaggacaggtgaaatCATCTTCAGGTAAAGAGCTTTTAGATGCCATCCTCCTCTCACAGAAACAGTCACTTGGCTggaaactttgagtgtgtacacTTAACTTTCACTTTCTATTCGGCAAAAATCACCTCAGTAAATCCCACTTTATCGTCTGTAAAGTAACAATGGCATATGCTTCTAGATTAAAATAGATCTCCTGACTAAAAGTGTCGAACTGAATAGGCAGAATAGCTGACATGAAGTACAATGCTTCGTGGGTCAATGTTCATTTCCTTATTCT
The DNA window shown above is from Clupea harengus chromosome 11, Ch_v2.0.2, whole genome shotgun sequence and carries:
- the LOC116222331 gene encoding E3 ubiquitin-protein ligase TRIM35-like, translated to MASKSSLPEDDFTCPVCFDIFKDPVILLCSHSFCKDCLQKFWMEKKSKECPVCRRQSSLGNPSLNLSLRNVCESFLKEKIQRASGGSEVLCSLHGERLKLFCLEDKQPVCVVCQASRKHSGHQLLPIDEAALDYKEHLEAVLEYLQDKLDKFEEVKQTCDQTASHIKVQAHQSEKQIKEEFEKLHQFLKDEEEARIRALKEEEEQKSLIMKEKNEEMSKEMSTLSDTITAIKKQMVAEDIIFLQNFKATIESSCTVGPKHCKLIAHRF